The Malaclemys terrapin pileata isolate rMalTer1 chromosome 20, rMalTer1.hap1, whole genome shotgun sequence genome contains the following window.
GGTTTTGCAGCGCTAGACTCAAGCAGTCTCGGCCCTCCCGCCCCAGTCCTGCCAGCCTGCCTGGGACCCCCCATTCATGAGACAGGCCCGCGAAGGATCCTGGTGGCGCATCTCCACCAGCTCAAACTCCTGCGTCTGGCCTGGGTCATCTGCCGGGCTAGACAATTGCAGCAGAGCCATTCGGGCCCCGGGTTCTGGGACCTTCCCCCTCACGGccggttttttttcttctttgtgttTTCAGGTCAATTCCCTTCCCCTTGCTGTGCATTTCAGCAGTTTCTGGCAAAAATATTCTTTTCagccaatattttgttttttgccaaCTGTTGGTCAACATTAGTTTCAATTTTCAGCCATTGTTTTAGGGTTTTTAGgccaatttttgtttgttttccaatttttggttatcccccctccccaattttcagccttttttttcttctttggacatttttttgtttgtttcttgacaatttttggtcaaaattagggctgttgattaatcacagttaactcacgcgattaactccaaaaaatgaatcatgattaaaaatattaatcacagttttaatcacactgttaaacaatagaataccaattgaaatgtattaactatttttggatatttttctacattttcaaatatatttatttcaattacaacccagactacaaagtgcacagtgctcattttatattcttatttttattacacatatttccactgtaaaaatgctaaacaaaaatagtatttttcaattcaccttataaaagtacgtgccagatatgctaaatgttcatatgccccttcatgcttcggccaccattccagaggacaagcttccgtgctgatgatgcttgttaaaaaaataatgcgttaattaaatgtTGACTGAAATCCTTGGGGGAGAATCGTATATCccttgcattctgccatatatttcatgttatagcagtctcggatgataacccagcacatgttgttcattttaagaacactttcgctacagatttgacaaaacgcaaagaaggtaccaatgtgagatttctaaagctagctacacacttaacccaaggtttaagaatctgaagtgccatccaaaatctgagaggaacaaggtggagcatgctttcagaagtcttaaaagagcaacactccgatgtggaaactacagaatccgaaccaccgaaaaagaaaatcagccttctgctggtggcatctgactcagatggtgaaaatgaacatgcgtcgggccgctctgctttggatcgttctcgagcagaacccgtcatcagcatggccgtatgttctctggaatggtggttgaagcatgaaggggcctacgaacatttagcatatctggcacataaatatcttgcgacactggctacaacagtgccacgcgaacgcctgttctcgctttctggtgcaatgtaaacaagaagcgggcagcatgatctcctgcaaatgtaaagaaacttgtctgtctgagcgattggctgaacaagaagtaggactgagtggacttgtaggcttgaaagttttacattgttttatttttgattgcagttatttttttgtgcataattctacatttgtaagttcaactgtcatggtaaagagattgcactacagtacttgtatgagatgaattgaaaaatactattttgtttgttttttactatgcaaatatttgtaataaaagtaaaataaaaagtgagcactgtacactttgtgttttgtgttgtcattgaaatcaatatatttgaaaatatagaaaacatccaaaaatacatcaataaatggtattctattattggttaacagtgcgattaattgcgattaatttttttaatcgcttgacagccctagtcaaaatttgtttaatttttcagcCATTTCATGGGGAGGGTGGATGGTTGGACAATTTTTATAGCCCGAATTTGGTCGATTATTTTCAACTAACCGTTTTTTTAGCCCATTTGTTTTGCCGCTGTTTGTATTATCTGGcaatttttttcatgattttccAGTTtcctgggtgattttttttttagccaatGTCAAAATTTAGATGGAAATGGAAAACCATTGGGCAGGTTGTGATTTGCTATGGAAACTCCGCCCCATATTCCGATCAACTCTAATGAGGGAGTTCTGCTTAATAGCTTCTCTTGACTTGCCTTTCTGCGGAGCGGGGCAGTTGGGGGGATATTTACTCTTGTGCAGAATCACGTGTTTCAATCGTGGCATCGGGGCCGGGACGGTCCCAGCTGATCATGGCGTGGGCGTTTGTCtccacagaggcagcagtgagCAGGCTGCAGACAGAATGAAATCCCAGTAGAGGCCaggtaagggctggcagagctccATCTCTGTGCACTTGGATGTTAGCCACATCCAAATCTTCACCCCTATTCTGCGTGTTATGGTGGCGCATCAACacgctgagatcagggcccggttgtgccaggtgctgtacagacatagagCAATCCCCGCGCCCCACAGTGTCCCCTGCTGTGGGGTGCAGTAGCTGGCAGTACATTCTCTGCCCTACATGACCACAGTTTCTCTTCCCGCAGGCTGGACGCAgccagagctggaggagaggatTCGTTGCTGGGCCTGGGGAGTCTCTCAGGGACAGGACGGCTGGAGGGCCCAGGCCAGGGGATCGGGACGGGGAGCAGCTAGGACGGTCCCCAGCGGCCGGCCGGCCAGGGGCACGGGGCAGCGAGTGTCATGGCTTTCCCGGCTTTGCCTATTAAACTTTGCAGTGAACGTTGGGTCTGGGTTGTGTGTGCAACTGTCCCTCCTCCGTGGCTGCCAGTGACCACCAAGGCTCAGGGCTGGATCCCTGCCCTAGGGTGGGGCGGgggcctgggctgcagggagggggctgagtggggcggggttGGAGGAGGTGTCAGGGGACGCTGAGGGGGGGACTGTGGAGGGGGCATTCAGGACGGTGATgggggagcagtgtgtgtgtggggggatcggGGGGCACGTTCAAGGGGGTGAGGAGAGCAGCGTAGGACGGTTCTGGGTGGGCGTACGGGATGGtgtggggagcagagtggggggcactgtctccagggggatggagtgagcagtgtgggaggggtctgTGGGGGGGCGTATGTGATGGTGGATGGAGCAGAGTGGGGGGgactggctccgggagggggcattcagggggatggagtgagcagcgtgggagggttctgggggggctgtacAGGAtggtggggagaacagagtgGAGGGGACTGGCTCGGGGGGGcattcaggggggtggggagagcagcgtgggAGGGGTCTGTGGGGGGCGTATGGGATGGtggggggagcagagtggggggggACTGGTTCCGGGGGGGGCATtcaggagggtggggagagcagcgtgggagggttctgggggggtttatgggagggtgggggagtagAGTGGGGAGTGGGCTTCATGGGGGGGACAATAGGGGGGACAGGCTCGGGGGATGGGCATTctaggggggtgggtgggatcaGGACCATGGAACCCCGCGCTCTTATTGGCTGaaaggcctccccccccccccgacacacacacatttctagaAGATTCCATGGCAGTTGCTCCTAACTGACATGCggtggggaggggccaggccccGCCCtttgctcccattggccagagccTTCCACGGCAGGGAATGTTCCAGCCAATAGGAACTCAGGGGGCACTAAGTCCCCTGTCCCCTCAGAGTCTCTGGGGAGCAGTCACACTGTATGGGGGGGGGCGAAGGGAGCacaggctggggggggcggtCGGGGAGGGAAACTGGcagcgggggggtgaggggagcacaggctggggggggcggtCGGGGAGGGAAACTGGcagcggggggtgaggggagcataGGCTGGGGGGGCGGTCGGGGAGGGAAACTGGcagcgggggggtgaggggagcacaggctggggggggcggtCGGGGAGGGAAACTGGcagcggggggtgaggggagcataGGCTGGGGGGGCGGTCGGGGAGGGAAACTGgcagtggggggggtgaggggagcacaGGCTGCGGGGGGGTCGGGGAGggatcctggctgctgggagtttggggagggatccTGCAGTGGGGGGGTGGCGAGGGGAGcgcaggctggggaggggtcagggagggatcctggctgctgggagtttgggggggatccctgcagtgggggggcagtgaggggagcgcaggctggggggggagtgCAGACCAGGGACTACTCATGGGGGGATCCTGACAGCCGGGGGAGTCGGGGAGGGATCCAGCAGTGGGGGGccgcaggctgggggagggtcgGGGCCAGATCCCATCAGCACTCCTGGGGGCCAGAGGGAAAGGTCACCCCCCATTTTATTCTTTCTCCCTTTAGAAACCCAAAGCAACTGAATTTACTAGCTTGGGGCATTGGGGGTGAGACACAGGTGAGCccgagcactgggaggggagtgggggccagcGGTCAGagcggaggggctgggagccaggactcctgggttctctccctggctctgggaggggaatgggatctagtggttagagcagaggggctgggagccaggactcctgggttctctccctggctctgggcggGAAATGGGGTCTGGTGGCCCAGCACGGGGctggcaccaggactcctgggttctagcccagctctgagaggggagtgaggCCCAGCAGTTAGAGCAGTCCAGCCTCTCCACTTTCACCTGCCTACTTTTTTCAAGAATGCAGAGCTCCCATGGAGCCGGCGGGGGGGACAAGGGCGTCCCTGAGGAGTCCCGGGGGTATTACCGCACGGCCCCCTTCGACCCCCGCTTCCCCAACACAAACCAGACCCGCAACTGCTACCAGAACTACCTGGGTGAGTGGCAGAGGGCcctcgggggggagagggggactaggagccaggactcctgggttctccccctggctctgggaggagagtggggtagTTGTGGGGAGGGATTGGCTATGAGGGGCAGGGTGGTGAGGTTGGCTCACTGGCGCCTCCTTGTGGTGGCAGAGGGTAACGCGTGCTGTCTCCCTGCAGACTATTACCGCTGCCTGAAGACACTGGGGGCGAAGGGAAAGGACACCAGGCCATGCCAGTGGTACTACCGGGTCTACAAGTCCCTGTGCCCCATCTCCTGGGTATGTGGGGTGCCAGGACCCCAGGGGTGCCCCCCACTCTGCACtcagtgggagaggaggggaaaaggtCCCATGCCCTATCCTCCACCCTCTTGAGCCagtcagtcccctgccctggggctggatgggagccggTACCCCCAGGGGAAAGACCCCCTGCCCCATTCTCTGCCCCTtgctgggaggggggctgggccctgctctgtgggggggccctgctgccccctgctgggagggctaGGCCCTGCTCTGTGTGGAGCTGCCCATCTGGGTGTGGCCCCCACCCCTAACCCCGTttcccttctgccaggtgaagcGCTGGGATGAGCAGCGGGACGACGGCTCCTTCGCTGGCAGGATctaggcacagctgcagctgggggtgctgggggggaggcagaccccccaggccccgccctgTGGCGAGGCCCTGCCCACTCCAGCACATCCCGTGGCGACTGACCTCGCTGGCTCCTCACAGACCCACAATAAACCCGCTTCTTGCATAATTTGGCTCTGGAGTCCAAGTGTCTTAGTCCCCATAGCGCTCCCTCTGAGGAGATTCCCCGCGAGCCTGGAGGCTGGGTTTGGGGAGCCCCAGGCGCTGAGCCCAGAAAGCCCTAGTGGGGACGCTGGCTGGCACAGGCCGGACCAGCCCCAGtgcatcccctccctgccccccccacactgcatcccttcccccactgccccgtCCCCCAGACAgtgctctctccctcccacccactgccccccacatcccgtgtcctccccacccccctcatgcCCCTCCCTCACACACATTTGCTGCCCAacggtgcccctcccccattcattgCTCCCCATATCATGCCCCTGCCCCCGCACTgcacttcccactgctccctccctACTCACTCCTCCCCCCATCGCACCCCTACCCCCCACACATTgcatcccccactgcccctcttgtgccccctgccctgacatacaccgttcccccctcccccctcacagccccccacaTTGTGCCCCTCCCTCACTCATGCCTCCCTAtcgcaccccttccccccacattgcatccccccactacccccctcccccactcactgcCCCCCACCACGCCCCCCCACCGCTCCCTCTCGCTTGTGGCCCCGCACCCCCtttgctctgcccctccccgccccacagctCCGTGTCCCCCGCCCCGTCGGAGGGGCCCCGCTTCCTGGCCCGGCtccttttcctgcccccccccccccgccccagcaccggCCGGGCGGGGGCCGGGGAAATCCGCGCTCAGTGACTCCGGCCCCGACTGGCAGCGGGCTGgccgcagagctggggctgggctgggggtcgcGCCCCACCGAGGGGCCATGGGGCGGGCGGGGCAGCCCCCAGGCTGGAGCTGAGCGCGGGAGCGGAGCCCAGGAGAGGAGACGTCCGGCCCCGCGACGGGACTGGGTAaccccccccctttcctctggggcagcagctggggaagggtcgggggtggggagtggggtgatCGGGGGCAGTCAgccggggtggggagtggggtgatCGGGGGCAGCCAGCTggccctcagcctcccccccccgccggctCTAACCagtagcccccactccccacctagagtgggggatggaacccaggagtcctggtttccCAGCCAGGCTCCTTACAGCTTTGGGGTAGGGGCGCAGTGGGGGTAATTCGGGAGGGCAGCCAGCAACCCGGGGGCAGAGGAAAATGGGGGTGATGGGGGGCGGGCAGCCAgctagctggggggaggggcgaatTGGAGGTAATTGGGGGCTCCAGAGCtcagatagaacccaggaatcctggccctcagcccccaccccgctctatCCAGAGTGGgggacggaacccaggagtcctggtatCCCAGCCAGGCTCCTTACAGCTTTGGGGCATTGGGGACCCTCCGCCCCtcaccctggggagggggaagcgtTTGAACCAATAAAGGGCCTTGAAAGACAGCCCAGGatggccctgggctccctccaccTCCATGGATCCCAGCCCCCGgaatgcagctggctctggagcgTAGCGGGAGCGGGGGGCTTGTAGCCAAATCTAACTTGTTGGAAGCCACTAGCTGTGCGCTGGCAGTACCAGAGCTGGTCCCCAATATCCCGGCCCccaacctacccccttccccactcacccCAACATCCCAACCTccaacctacccccttccccactcaccccaacatcccaacccccaacctatcccccctttcccctcaccccaaCATCCCAACCTCCAAcctatccccccttccccactcacccCAACATCCCAACCTCCAAcctatccccatccccccctcacccccacatcccagcccccaacctaTCCCCTTCTCCCACTCACCCCAacatcccagcccccaacctaCCCGTCCCCCACTCACCCCAATATCCCATCCCGCAACCTACTCCCATCCACCCCTCACCCCAATATCCCAGCCCCCAAcctatccccccttccccactcacccCAACATCCCGGCCCCCAAcctatccccccttccccactcacccCAACATCCCAACCTCCAAcctatccccatccccccctcacccccacatcccagcccccaacctaTCCCCTTCTCCCACTCACCCCAacatcccagcccccaacctaCCCGTCCCCCACTCACCCCAATATCCCATCCCACAACCtactcccatccccccctcaccccaacatcccagcccccaacccactccccaacccccactcacCCCAACATCCCGGCCCCCAAcctatccccccttccccacttaccCCAACATCCCGGCCTCCAAcccacccctggcccccactcaccccaacatcccagcccccaacctatccccccttccccactcacccCAACATCCCGGCCCCCAAcctatccccccttccccacttaccCCAACATCCCGGCCTCCAAcccacccctggcccccactcaccccaacatcccagcccccaacctatccccccttccccactcacccCAACATCCCGGCCCCCAACCTAAACTCACCCCAACATCCCAGCCCCCaacccactccccaacccccactcaccccaacatcccagcccccaacctatccccccttccccactcacccCAACATCCCGGCCCCCaacccacccccggcccccaACCTAAATTCACCCCAACATCCCGGCCCCCAACctatccccatcccccactcacccccacatcccagcccccaacctaCCTCCATCCCCCACTCATCCCAATATCCCTGCCCCCAACctatccccatcccccactcacccccacatcccagcccccaacctacccccatcccccactcaccCCAACATCCCGGCCCCCAACCTACCTCCATCCCCCACTCATCCCAATATCCCTGCCCCCAACctatccccatcccccactcacccccacatcccagcccccaacctacccccatcccccactcaccCCAATATCCCGTCCCCCAACctatccccttcccccactcaccccaacatcccagcccccaacctgcccctccccagcgccCTGCAGCCTCCTGGCCCCTCTCTAGCGCCCTCTGCAGGGTCTGGCTGCCGGCTCCCACCCTGTCTGGCTAGGCCGCTGCCCCTGGCACGACTGCCTGGCTCCTGCCAGCGCTCTGCCATGGCCGTGTCCCCCCAGGTGCCCGGCGCCCTTGGCACCATGTTCTCGGAGGAGCGGAAGGAGGGCAGCCCCCGCTTCGGGAAACTCCACTTCCCCGTCGGCCTCTGGATCAACTCGCCCAAGAAACACTTCGTCAAGATGAGCCGCCGCTGGCCCAGTGTGGGCTCCGTCAGGTACcggccccctccctcctgccccctggaagagccccccctgccccctggaacggcccccatccctcctgccccccgggcCGCCCcacagccctggtatctggcctCCTGGATCagccccatgggcccatctaccccagtatccaggcccttcccaccccctggagcagccccacaggcccaactaccctggtatcctgcccccaGATCAGACCTATGGGctcatctatcccagtatccctctctctccctgccccccaatcaCACCCACAGGCTCATCTATCTCAGTATCTTgcctccttcctgtccccccAGTCAATCCATGGGCCCATCTCCCCAGTAtcgccccctccctgtccccctaGGCCAGCCCCACAGACCCCTctagcccacactcccagcctcccccctccgctcAGAGCAATGGGCCCATTTAACCCGGCCTCCCGCCTTCCCTCCCCAGGTCCACCTCCTCGGACACCGCCAGCCGGGGCAGCGAGACGGTGGAGCTGCGTCCCCCCGGCAAGGCGAAGGCGGGCCGCCACAAGCGCCTCTCCAACCTGTTCCACCGCAGCACCAGCAGTGGGGCGGGCGTGGGGGGCGGGCGCTGGGGCAGCGAGAAGAAGCTGGCGGATCTCATCGACCCGGTGCCCGAGGACCTGGTGGAGCtgtccagccagccccagctgccGGGCATCCTGAAGATCTTCGGGGGAGCCATCTCCCGGGGCGCCAACTACAAGAGCGTGCTGGCCACGCCACGCTCCACGGCGCGCCAGCTGGTGCGGGAGGCGCTGGAGCGCTACGGGGTGGcaccggaggaggaggaggggggctaCGTGCTGTGCGACGTGGTGGGGCGCTTCGAGGGGCCCGGCGGGGCCTGGCAGGCCGAGCACCTGCGCCCCGTGGGCGACACTGAGCGGCCCCTGGTGCTGCAGGACGTGTGGAAGCCCAAGGCCGGCCTATCACGGCGCTTCGAGGTGCGGCGTCGGCGCGAGGTGGAGAGGGTTGGCGAGGCCGAGGATAACGAGACGGCGGGTGAGGCTGCAGTGGGGGCTGCCCCCATCCCCTGGGTTGTCCCAGGCCGGGAGCCACGGGACCCCCGGGCATGCCAGGCTGGGAGTCACGGGACCCCCGGGCATGCCAGGCTGGGAGTCATGGGACCCCTGGGTCATCCCAGGCCAGGAGCCACGGGACCCCCGGTCATCTCCCAGCCTGAAGCTACTGGGTCCACCCAGTCGTCTTCCGTCTCAGAGACATGCCCCCCCATCTTCCCGCAGCCAggagccacaggaccctctgtcgtcCCAAGTTCGGAGCCATGGGGCCTCCCCAGTTATGTCCTGCCTCGGAGCTACAGGCACcagggcggggagccgggctggggatcCCTGAAAGCCACGGAGTGGGGAGCCAGTCAGCCCCCTCTGAGGCTCCCCCTTCTCGCCCCCCAGGCATCAACGCCCAGGCGCGGCGGCTGCAGAAGAGCCGCTCACGGGCGGCCTCGGGGGGGCCGGCCCCCAAGGAGCGGGCCGACAACCTGTCCCTGCGCCGCAGCATCAGCGACATGAACCTGAGCGCCCGCAAGCGGCGTGAGCGCAAGGCCGTGCTGAGCGTGGCGGGTGCCGAGGTGGGGCCGGCCGgcgaggagcaggagggggaggtGGCCCCGGCCCAGGAGGCAGAGCCGGCGGACGGGGGCATCAAGTCCGGGGAGGCCGAGGACTCGGCGGACGGGGCCAACCTGGAGCAGCTGTCCCAGTGCCTgatccagccccccacccagcacccctaCTTCCTGCTGCTGCTCGGCTGCGACAAGCAGGtagggcagggggctctgtggggcgctgggctgcagggagcgggggctctgtggggtgctgggctgcagggagtggggcggggggctcagcagggggtgttgtgctgcagggggcgggggctctgtggggcgctgggctgcagggagtggggcggggggctcagcagggggcgttgtgctgcggggggcggggggctcagtggggggtgctgggctccgGGGGGCAAGGTGGGGGCTTGgcagggagcgctgggctgtggtgcgaggtcagtagggggtgctgaCTCCAGCCCCCAGGACCATTTGCTCCCCACTATGGTCCAGCACAGAGCATGCTGGGAGCACAGCTTTCCCATAATGCTTTGCACTCTCTGGGTCggccttgggggagggaagggttggTGGGAGTGCTCCAGGATGTGGGGAAGGGTGCAGTAATGGAAGAGCCCATTTTAACATAGAAAATAGGGGGCTTCCCAGAAGAGACAATTTTAACCAACAAAAATGGGGGTGCAATAGCAGGATGGCCCATTTTCTCACAGaaactgggggtggggcaaaAAGGGTAGAACCCATTTTACCATAGAGGGGATTCCTGGGAGAGCTCCCCCCTCCAAGAGTGGTGGGGTGCCACAGTGGGAGAgagcccattcccctcccccccagaaggcAGGGGTGGCATGGCGGGAGAGCCCATTCCACCCAGAGGGTAGGGGTGGCATGGCGGGAGagtccattcccccccccccagagggcaGGGGTGGCATGGCGGGAGAGCCCATTCCCCCCAGAGGGCAGGGGTGGCATGGCGGGAGAGCCCATTTCCCCCCAGAGGGCGGGGCAGGCCCGCTTCCGATGGCACTGCCATGTTTTGACGCCATTTTCCCCCCGTCACCCTCCAGGATTTTGTGATCTACGTGATGACCCGGCGCCGGCACGTCTTTGGGCGCCGCCCCCAGCCCGACAAGGGGGGCTACGTGGACACCTTCCTCTGCGCCCCGGACATCCTGCCCCGCCACTGCTGCGTGCGGGAGGCTGAGCCGGCCCCGGGGCCGGCCCTGGTGCGGCCCTTCCGGGGAGCGGCCGTCACCCTCAACGGGGGGGCCCTGGTGCGCGAGGCCGAGCTGCACCCTGGGGacctgctggggctgggccagCACTTCCTCTTCATGTACAAAGACCCTcggaccccccagccccggccggcCTGGCTGCCCCGGCCCTGGGTCTCGCCCGGGCTGGCGGGCGCCTTCTCGTGCCAGGCCTGTGGGCGCTCCCTCCAGGAGAGGCAGGACGCCTTCCAGGCCTACGTGGAGAGCCGGGAGCCCGAGCTGCGCTACCGGCCCCAGGAGGAGGAGGCGCTGCTGAGGGAGATCGTCCGGCTCCAGGGGGCCACCGCCTTCAACCTGGCCCCGGCCTTCCTCCTGGGCCTGTGCCTGGAGCACTCCACCCGCGTGCTGGAGCCCAGCCACTTCCCCCGCCTGGTGGCCAGGATGGCCCAGCTGGTCAAGGAGGCCGTCTGGGTAAC
Protein-coding sequences here:
- the LOC128826651 gene encoding cytochrome c oxidase subunit 6B2, translating into MQSSHGAGGGDKGVPEESRGYYRTAPFDPRFPNTNQTRNCYQNYLDYYRCLKTLGAKGKDTRPCQWYYRVYKSLCPISWVKRWDEQRDDGSFAGRI
- the RASIP1 gene encoding ras-interacting protein 1, giving the protein MFSEERKEGSPRFGKLHFPVGLWINSPKKHFVKMSRRWPSVGSVRSTSSDTASRGSETVELRPPGKAKAGRHKRLSNLFHRSTSSGAGVGGGRWGSEKKLADLIDPVPEDLVELSSQPQLPGILKIFGGAISRGANYKSVLATPRSTARQLVREALERYGVAPEEEEGGYVLCDVVGRFEGPGGAWQAEHLRPVGDTERPLVLQDVWKPKAGLSRRFEVRRRREVERVGEAEDNETAGINAQARRLQKSRSRAASGGPAPKERADNLSLRRSISDMNLSARKRRERKAVLSVAGAEVGPAGEEQEGEVAPAQEAEPADGGIKSGEAEDSADGANLEQLSQCLIQPPTQHPYFLLLLGCDKQDFVIYVMTRRRHVFGRRPQPDKGGYVDTFLCAPDILPRHCCVREAEPAPGPALVRPFRGAAVTLNGGALVREAELHPGDLLGLGQHFLFMYKDPRTPQPRPAWLPRPWVSPGLAGAFSCQACGRSLQERQDAFQAYVESREPELRYRPQEEEALLREIVRLQGATAFNLAPAFLLGLCLEHSTRVLEPSHFPRLVARMAQLVKEAVWEKIKEVGDRQPENQQDKGQVGALSIEEVAADLRPLMLWMANAMELLNLVQKKVLDLEKELDLEGSSHDALLSSDLETCDEAMAVLDEVIMSTFQQSVYYLTKTLYSALPALLDSNPFTATADLSHAQELSTMPEGIRGTLAIYQATLELTRECELHPDLVSQTFGYLFFFSNASLFNTLMERGTGGPFYQWAKAVQIRTNLDLVLDWLQGVGLGDIAAEFFRKLSTTANLLCIPKTSLVKATWSRLRSDYPALTPAQLHHVLSNYHLGLGRPYPEGWSPPPEEREEMVNSEIFESFSDHPPLLLPSEGFLLCPAAPVTDDSLHRQLCRLRRFLWDLEQASLPANQRAAHGLEGGQ